The Mytilus trossulus isolate FHL-02 chromosome 3, PNRI_Mtr1.1.1.hap1, whole genome shotgun sequence genome contains a region encoding:
- the LOC134712476 gene encoding uncharacterized protein LOC134712476, with protein sequence MSLIINRLRLSMMNLQFTLLESLILFTIVISRLTLDNVNTTNIINQYSSLCGPNYDENKKTMHYPQIPWAYNMCPVCYNDSRCYINDNCCPQQGLKYKKTECLTAIVHSPNNTSTFGYEYEMVNTCPYGTDDSMFNECTKPRDIYDTIKYPPVTDQTHTSFKNQFCAMCNNIKKFIPWKIDVQCDIKYDIVTTLNDIVEKALKNNCIISFVPSKKMYHYVKSCTGHQFIEACNVTGTLDNYDRDIEFACQLLTNPFPPYKNIFCHMCNPPEKTNAREIVSCNETGLWTTYAMDIEKACNAYVNVATTFPYKNIYCYICNTNESVIMRNKNMYTVDIPIEDVFTYNWYTELVAYRWRYVYEPEITFTDGTKRCKNLYRQLKYRFDCKVPIPLNLLNHNMSNLQYSKAQSYHCNLTRNDEQYRNITLCEKDRWNLTYCDPDSEFELQWACETQLRGIVMHSEKLSYHYTGCGTHLKDFLVYNHGIPVEIEQYVKENLACDLFNCMDDRNLYPLQYILCNCCSVPTTYLPGSGTWDIFSRKYFIADCKLNEIYDTLKQRCRQTDCFPGKQIIGGSCEQYLPTPLYSQPLAYVFPFVLTSKYSHSEITQILQNDFYEMFFISTSLCIIPKTKSISYFVRIDIMIFSNEYIANIEEMLIDYSSHLLKSSGKMNITVKYDYQSISTDDNIEFENITACVNRNRSLISNLLVCRHVLFKQSEYRLSPKNNEIILDDYDARFQFNQYHIDSEKVLRICINDFYRIVNLNDKNDVVYLAIMITCTVISVLCLFATLMTYCLFSALKTLPGKNIMSLVFSLLIYNILYLILILVHAADTTVCQVIGIITHFFLLSTFGCFTMGTVHMFRIFGHDSLASTLKANQSKYTFKIYTASAYGSAATIVVINITVLYISTGTFTGYGYNNKCFISNVQSFIATVLVPLIVTFIINIILYSITTYKLYQKIYSNSAVSAVSKTNKKEISIFIKLFTTTGCSWILLLINFFVNKTPISIAIAVLNGFQGLYIFIAYIFNERIYQMYKSQIIGLTARKSQSTIMTSLPPSQQTNSE encoded by the exons AT GAGTTTGATAATCAACAGACTAAGACTGTCAATGATGAATCTTCAATTCACATTATTAGAAAGTTTGATACTTTTTACAATTGTTATTTCGCGTTTGACTTTGGATAATGTTAACACGACAAATATCATAAATCAGTATTCATCACTGTGCGGACCTAACTACgatgaaaacaagaaaacaatgCACTATCCACAAATACCATGGGCATATAATATGTGTCCGGTATGTTATAACGATAGCCGTTGTTATATTAATGATAACTGTTGTCCTCAGCAaggattaaaatataaaaagacgGAGTGTTTGACAGCAATTGTTCACTCACCAAACAATACTTCCACTTTTGGATATGAATATGAAATGGTAAATACTTGTCCGTATGGCACTGATGACAGTATGTTCAACGAATGTACAAAGCCACGTGATATTTacgatacaataaaatatcCTCCGGTAACTGACCAGACACACACGTCgtttaaaaatcagttttgcGCTATgtgtaacaatataaaaaagtttatcCCTTGGAAGATAGATGTACAATGTGACATAAAATATGACATAGTTACCACTTTAAACGACATTGTCGAAAAAGCACTCAAGAACAATTGTATAATATCGTTTGTTCCAAGTAAAAAAATGTACCATTATGTGAAATCATGTACAGGTCATCAATTTATTGAAGCATGTAATGTTACAGGGACGTTAGATAATTATGACAGAGATATTGAATTTGCATGTCAACTATTGACTAATCCTTTCCCGCCATATAAAAACATCTTCTGCCACATGTGCAATCCTCCCGAAAAGACAAATGCACGAGAAATTGTGTCATGCAATGAAACTGGACTTTGGACAACATACGCAATGGATATAGAAAAGGCTTGTAATGCTTACGTTAATGTTGCAACGACATTTCCTtacaagaatatatattgtTACATATGTAATACGAATGAAAGCGTGATaatgagaaataaaaacatgtacacAGTGGATATACCAATAGAAGATGTATTTACGTATAACTGGTACACAGAACTTGTAGCATATAGGTGGAGGTACGTTTATGAACCTGAGATTACATTCACAGACGGCACTAAACGTTGCAAGAACTTATACAGACAACTGAAATACAGATTTGATTGTAAAGTTCCCATTCCGTTGAATTTATTGAATCACAATATGTCAAATCTTCAGTATTCTAAAGCTCAGTCTTATCATTGCAATTTGACCAGAAACGATgagcaatatagaaatattacCTTGTGCGAAAAAGACAGAtggaatttaacatattgtgaTCCTGATAGTGAGTTTGAATTACAATGGGCTTGTGAAACCCAGTTACGCGGTATAGTTATGCACAGTGAAAAACTATCTTACCACTACACAGGCTGTGGAACTCATCTGAAAGATTTTTTAGTTTATAATCATGGCATACCAGTAGAAATAGAGCAGTATGTAAAGGAAAACTTAGCTTGTGATTTATTTAACTGTATGGATGATCGCAACTTGTACCCTTTACAATACATCTTATGTAATTGTTGTTCTGTACCAACGACCTATTTACCTGGTTCAGGTACTTGGGATATATTTAGTCGCAAATACTTCATTGCTGACTGTAAATTGAACGAAATTTATGATACTCTTAAG caaAGATGTCGTCAAACTGACTGTTTTCCAGGAAAACAAATAATAGGAGGTAGTTGTGAACAATATTTACCAACACCGTTATATTCTCAACCACTGGCGTATGTGTTTCCGTTCGTGTTAACATCAAAATATAGTCATTCAGAAATAACACAGATTTTACAGAATGATTTCTATGAAATGTTCTTTATTTCAACTTCGTTGTGTATTATACCAAAAACCAAATCGATTTCCTACTTTGTTCGAATTGATATTATGATATTTAGTAATGAATATATTGCAAACATAGAAGAAATGCTAATAGATTACTCTTCTCATCTTTTGAAAAGTTCGGGCAAAATGAATATAACTGTAAAATACGATTATCAGTCAATTTCAACTGATGACAATATAGAGTTCGAAAATATTACAGCTTGTGTAAATAGGAACCGCTCCCTTATATCTAACTTGTTAGTATGTCGACacgttttatttaaacaaagtGAGTATAGATTATCCccaaaaaacaatgaaataattttagaCGATTATGACGCAAGGTTTCAATTTAATCAATATCATATAGACTCTGAAAAAGTCTTGAGAATATGCATTAATGATTTTTATCGTATTGTTAACTTAAATGATAAAAACGACGTTGTATATTTGGCAATAATGATAACATGCACTGTTATTTCAGTACTGTGTCTTTTTGCTACTTTGATGACATACTGTTTATTTTCAGCACTTAAAACTCTACCGGGAAAGAATATTATGAGCTTAGTTTTTTCTCttcttatatacaatatactttatttgatattaattcTCGTCCATGCCGCAGATACAACAGTGTGTCAGGTTATCGGTATAATTACCCATTTCTTTCTGCTATCTACCTTCGGATGTTTTACCATGGGTACGGTTCATATGTTCAGAATATTTGGACACGATAGTCTTGCTTCGACACTAAAAGCTAATCAAAGTAAATACACGTTTAAGATATACACTGCCTCCGCTTATGGATCTGCCGCTACCATAGTAGTCATAAACATTACCGTTTTGTACATTTCTACCGGAACTTTTACTGGATATGGATATAACAATAAatgctttatttcaaatgttcagAGTTTTATTGCAACAGTTTTGGTACCGCTAATTGTCACATTTATCATAAACATCATATTATATTCAATAACGACGTACAAACTATACCAGAAAATTTATTCGAATTCGGCTGTATCTGCAGTTTCTAAAacgaataaaaaagaaataagcaTCTTTATTAAACTTTTCACAACAACTGGTTGTTCCTGGATATTGTTGCTTATTAATTTTTTCGTCAATAAGACACCAATATCAATAGCGATAGCCGTTTTAAATGGGTTCCAAGGACTCTACATTTTTATAGCTTACATTTTCAATGAACGTATATACCAAATGTATAAATCTCAGATAATTGGATTGACTGCTCGAAAATCGCAGTCAACTATTATGACATCACTCCCACCTTCCCAACAAACAAATTCAGAataa